The window TAATAACCCGGAGTTATTTGGGGTATGGAACTTCCGACGCCACAGGACCTCCGCGAGCGACGGACGACGCTGGAGCTGACGCAGAGCGAGCTGGCCGACGCGGCGGACGTCTCCCAGCCCCTGATCGCCCGGATCGAGGGCGGCGACGTCGACCCGCGGCTCTCGACGCTCCGGCGGATCGTCAACGCGCTCCACGAGGCGGAGGGCGAGGTCGTGCGCGCGAGCGACCTGATGAACGAGACGGTGATCAGCGTCGCGCCCGACGACGCGGTGCGCGAGGCGGTCGACCTGATGGAGGAGGAGGCGTACTCGCAGCTCCCGGTCCTCCAGAACGGGGTGCCCGTCGGCTCGATCAGTCAGGGCGACGTGGTCCACGCGGGCGAGAACGTCGGGGACCACCCCGTCAGCGAGGTGATGAGCGAGTCGTTCCCCACGGTCGCGCCGAGCGCGACCGTCGACGAGGTCCGGAACCTGCTGGACCACTACAAGGCCGTGATGGTCACCGACGGCGGCGAGACGGTCGGGATCATCACCGAGGCGGACATCGCCGCGCACCTCTCGTAGCTAGCTACTCGCTGCGCGTCGTCTCGTTCGCCTCCGTCTCCTCCCGGTTCGTCTCGTTCCGCTTCGGTTTCTCCCGCTCCGCCTCCCGCCGTTCCGAGAGATGCTCCCAGATCTCCGTACAGCCCGCCCCGTCCTCCACGTCAGCGAGGTGATCCGAGTCGTCGGCGTCTCCCTCGGGACCGGCGCTCGCGTCGCCGTCGGCGGCGACGTCCGACTCCGTGGGCTCGGATCGGTCTGCCATCGGCAGAATCTACGCCCCTCGCGGGTATAAGACGGCGTTCGCGAGTAAATCGGGCCGCTGCTCCGGACTACCGGCAAAAATATCTCGTTCTCAGCGGCCGCGCGCCTACAGCTCCAGCCCGCGGATCGAGACGGTCCCGGCCGCCCCGTCGTCGCCGTCGCCCGTCGCGTCGGTCGCGTCGCTCTCCTCGACGCGCCCGATCACACGGCCGTCAGTGGCGGCCGCCAGCGACTCGGCGGCGTCGGGGTCGAGGGCCGCGACGAAGCCGGTGCCCATGTTGAACGTCCGGTGCATCTCCTCGTCCGGGACGTTCCCCTCGGTCTGCACGAACTCGAAGACGGGCTGGGGGTCGAAGGCGTCCTCGACGACGTACCGGTGGTCGCCGAGCCGCGTCAGGTTCGTCCACCCGCCGCCGGTGACGTGGGCCGCGCCGTGCACGCCGTGATCGCGCATGGGGTCGAGCAGGTCCGTGTAGATCCGGGTCGGCTCCAGCAGCGCCTCGCCGACCGTCTCGTACCCCTCGAACGGGCACAGGTCGGTGTACGCGTGCTCGCGGGTCGCGGCCTCGCGGGCGAGCGTGAGCCCGTTGGAGTGGATCCCTGAGGAGCGCCAGCCGACGAGGGCGTCGCCCGGCTCCGCCGCGCCGTCGAAGACGGCGTCCTTCGCGGCGAGCCCGGCGCAGGTGCCCGCCAGATCGAGCCCGTTGATCACGTCGGGCATCACCGCCGTCTCGCCGCCGACGAGCTCCATGTCGGCGAGCTCGGCGCCGCGGGCGAGGCCGTCGCCGACCTGCTCGGCGAACCGCTCGTCCGGCTCGTCGACCGCGAGGTAGTCGACGAAGGCGACGGGACGGACGCCGGCGGCGACGAGGTCGTTGACGTTCATCGCGATGCAGTCGATGCCGACCGTCGAGTAGTCGCCGAGCGCCTCGGCGACGAGCAGCTTCGTCCCGACGCCGTCGGTCGCGAGCGCGAGGTACCGGTCGCCGATGTCGAGGAGACCGGCGTAGTCGCCCTCGGCCTCGCCGACGGCGCCGATCAGCGCCGCGGTCGCCGCCTCGCTCGCGTCGATGTCGACGCCCGCGTCGGCGTAGGTGAGCTCGTCGTCGCCCGTCGCTTCCCCGTCGCTTCCGCCCGCCGCGCCGCCGTCCTCGGTCATGTGTGTCGAGGGACGCCGGCGGAGCAAAAGCGCACCGTTCCCGCCGGGAGGGCGGCGGCGGCGACGGGGGACGAGTCCAGCGGCGACAGAGGCGGCAGGCCGCCGTCGACGGAGGGCGGCGGGGGCCGTTCAGAACGGCCCGCCGAAGCCGAGCCCGCCCACGAAGACGAGCCCGACCGTGAGCAGGACGGAGACGGCGAAGAAGCCGGCCCACGCCGCCTTGCTCCAGTCGAGCACGGTCTTCCCGTCGAGCGGGCCGTACGGGATCAGGTTGAACGCCGCGAGGAAGACGTTGATCGCGATCCCGCGGGAGCCGATCAGGGTGATCACGGGACTCCCGACGGCGGGGCCGATGA is drawn from Halorubrum sp. CBA1229 and contains these coding sequences:
- the purM gene encoding phosphoribosylformylglycinamidine cyclo-ligase — protein: MTEDGGAAGGSDGEATGDDELTYADAGVDIDASEAATAALIGAVGEAEGDYAGLLDIGDRYLALATDGVGTKLLVAEALGDYSTVGIDCIAMNVNDLVAAGVRPVAFVDYLAVDEPDERFAEQVGDGLARGAELADMELVGGETAVMPDVINGLDLAGTCAGLAAKDAVFDGAAEPGDALVGWRSSGIHSNGLTLAREAATREHAYTDLCPFEGYETVGEALLEPTRIYTDLLDPMRDHGVHGAAHVTGGGWTNLTRLGDHRYVVEDAFDPQPVFEFVQTEGNVPDEEMHRTFNMGTGFVAALDPDAAESLAAATDGRVIGRVEESDATDATGDGDDGAAGTVSIRGLEL
- a CDS encoding CBS domain-containing protein, whose amino-acid sequence is MELPTPQDLRERRTTLELTQSELADAADVSQPLIARIEGGDVDPRLSTLRRIVNALHEAEGEVVRASDLMNETVISVAPDDAVREAVDLMEEEAYSQLPVLQNGVPVGSISQGDVVHAGENVGDHPVSEVMSESFPTVAPSATVDEVRNLLDHYKAVMVTDGGETVGIITEADIAAHLS